A DNA window from Plasmodium vinckei vinckei genome assembly, chromosome: PVVCY_10 contains the following coding sequences:
- a CDS encoding NADP-specific glutamate dehydrogenase, putative, whose product MAQSRDSTGRFLLVDKKAANYEDLIDKEMNAIYERVKKIDPNQTEFLQAFHEILYSLKPLFIEEPKYLPVIEILSEPERLVQFRVCWIDDNGVQRKNRGFRVQFNSALGIYKGGLRFHPSVNLSIVKFLGFEQIFKNSLTGLSMGGAKGGSDFDPKGKSDNEIMKFCQSFMNELYRHIGPRTDVPAGDIGVGGREIGYLFGQYKKIANSFNGTLTGKNEKWGGSILRTEATGYGLVYFVLEVLNSLNIQIDKQTAIVSGSGNVALYCVQKLLQLNVKVLTMSDSNGYIYEPNGFTNDDLNFIIELKEVRKGRIEEYLKHSSTAKYFPKEKPWSVKCTLAFPCATQNEIDLDDAKILHKNGCILVGEGANMPSTIEAINYLKENKIILCPAKAANAGGVAISGLEMSQNFQFAKWTKQTVDEKLKEIMKNIFTSSSESALKYTGNKYDLQAGANISGFLKVADSYIQQGCY is encoded by the coding sequence ATGGCACAATCCCGAGATAGCACTGGACGTTTTTTATTAGTTGATAAAAAAGCAGCAAACTATGAAGATTTAATTGATAAAGAAATGAATGCAATATATGAAcgtgtaaaaaaaatagatccAAATCAAACTGAATTTTTACAAGCTTTTCATGAAATATTGTATTCTTTAAAGCCATTATTTATAGAGGAGCCAAAATATTTACCAGTTATAGAAATTTTATCTGAGCCTGAAAGATTAGTACAGTTTCGAGTTTGCTGGATAGATGATAATGGCGtacaaagaaaaaatagagGATTTAGAGTTCAATTTAATAGTGCTTtaggaatatataaaggTGGATTACGTTTTCACCCATCTGTTAATTTGTCTATAGTAAAATTTTTAGGGTTTGagcaaatttttaaaaattcattaaCAGGATTATCAATGGGTGGAGCAAAAGGTGGATCTGATTTTGATCCTAAAGGAAAATCCGATAACGAAATTATGAAATTTTGTCAAAGTTTTATGAATGAATTATACAGACATATAGGCCCACGTACTGATGTACCTGCTGGTGATATTGGTGTTGGAGGTAGAGAAATAGGTTATTTATTTggacaatataaaaaaattgcaaaTAGTTTTAATGGTACATTAACTggtaaaaatgaaaaatgggGAGGATCAATTTTAAGAACAGAAGCAACTGGTTATGGTTtagtatattttgttttagaagtattaaattcattaaatatCCAAATTGATAAACAAACAGCTATTGTTAGTGGTAGTGGAAATGTAGCTTTATATTGTGTTCAGaaattattacaattaAATGTAAAGGTTCTTACAATGAGTGATAGCAatggttatatatatgaaccTAATGGATTTACAAATGatgatttaaattttattatcgaATTAAAAGAAGTACGTAAAGGTAGAATTgaagaatatttaaaacattcTTCTACAGCTAAATATTTCCCAAAAGAAAAACCATGGAGTGTTAAATGTACTTTAGCATTCCCTTGTGCTACTCAAAATGAAATCGATTTAGATGATGCTAAAATCTTGCATAAAAATGGATGTATATTAGTTGGTGAAGGTGCTAATATGCCATCAACAATAGAAgctattaattatttaaaagaaaataaaattattttatgccCTGCTAAAGCAGCTAATGCTGGTGGTGTTGCTATTAGTGGTCTTGAAATGAGtcaaaattttcaatttgCTAAATGGACTAAACAAACTGTTGATGAAAAACTTAAagaaattatgaaaaacatatttacatCATCCTCAGAATCTGcattaaaatatacaggtaataaatatgatttaCAAGCAGGTGCAAATATTTCTGGATTTTTAAAAGTTGCAGATTCATATATACAACAAGGATGCTATTAA
- a CDS encoding lysine--tRNA ligase, putative, whose translation MQKRNKFLEILLLSLLSGLCKYVICFKYRSNILSREQYYTPQRKNNICKVNKRKKPFILYNYGKEYFERIKKLNFLSQNLNIDSYPSTFIKRTIKIDKLKKKYEHLKNGEHYTDKVYVVYGRVMAKRNNGMFLNIQDDVGTIQIYLDNNIMINQTNTLTQDKDLLNNTKQKLMEKSDYKENLQNNLDQYDDSKSNENAHNEELDEYKSVHEISARKIIEVGDFVAVKGYIRKSLRGELTLHTKKIYILTKALLPLPDKHKGMKDIEYKYRKRYLDFLTNNEQKEKIITRFNITQEIRRFLLKKKYLEVDTPMLQLLPGGALAKPFETHLKSLDLVLYLRIAPELFLKKLIISGISEKIFELSKCFRNEGLSTIHNPEFTILEIYKAYANYKYMMKFTKTLIKNVTKKFSISSPYSSYILQNKWEKKSFIKIIKEYTSINFLKLSFDEAYEKAKDLNITFDQEKSALNWGLVVEEVFKKKVEPFLPKHPIHIYHLPSETSPLSKTLNKNKKLSERFETYIGKMEIANGYSEEANTLIQEKKFLLQRYLKNKNSNKQNNTSISNKDNHQNETNDENNTSKDVDIKKKDTFKDTKNENHEIDYDYITALAHGLPPTGGLGIGIDRLCMLLTDSSSIKNILPFPIIKPN comes from the coding sequence atgcaaaaaagaaacaagTTTCTAGAAATATTGTTACTATCACTCCTTTCAGGTCTGtgtaaatatgtaatatgttttaaatatagaagtaatatattatcGAGAGAACAATATTATACACCACaacgaaaaaataatatttgtaaagtcaacaaaaggaaaaaaccttttattttatacaattatggaaaagaatattttgaaagaataaaaaagctAAATTTTCTTTCTCAAAATTTGAATATTGATTCATACCCATCaacatttattaaaagaactataaaaatagataaattaaaaaaaaagtacgagcatttaaaaaatggagaACATTATACTGATAAAGTCTATGTTGTTTATGGACGAGTAATGGCCAAACGAAACAATGGaatgtttttaaatatacaagATGATGTAGGaacaatacaaatatatttagataataatattatgataaatCAAACTAATACACTAACCCAAGATAAGGATCTTTTAAATAACACGAAACAGAAACTAATGGAAAAATCTGATTACAaagaaaatttacaaaataatttagacCAATATGACGACAGTAAAAGTAATGAAAATGCACATAATGAAGAATTGGATGAATACAAAAGTGTTCATGAAATTTCTGctagaaaaattatagaaGTTGGAGATTTTGTAGCAGTAAAAGgatatataagaaaatcACTACGAGGTGAATTGACACtacatacaaaaaaaatatatatattaacaaaagcTTTATTACCTTTACCTGATAAGCATAAAGGAATGAAAGATattgaatataaatatcgAAAAAGATATCttgattttttaacaaataatgaacaaaaagaaaaaattataacacGATTTAATATAACTCAAGAAATAAGacgatttttattaaaaaaaaaatacctAGAAGTCGACACACCAATGCTACAATTATTGCCAGGTGGAGCATTAGCTAAACCATTTGAAACACATTTGAAATCTCTAGATttagttttatatttgcgAATAGCTcctgaattatttttgaaaaaattaattataagtGGGATATCAGAAAAGATATTTGAATTAAGTAAATGTTTTCGTAATGAAGGTTTAAGTACTATACATAATCCTGAATTTACCATACTTGAAATTTATAAAGCTTATgctaattataaatatatgatgaaaTTTACAAAgacattaataaaaaatgttaccAAAAAGTTTTCCATATCATCACCATATAGTTCTTATATTCTTCAAAATAAAtgggaaaaaaaatcatttattaaaattataaaggaATATACTtcaataaattttcttAAACTCTCTTTTGATGAAGCTTATGAAAAAGCAAAAGATTTAAACATCACATTTGATCAAGAAAAAAGTGCATTAAATTGGGGATTAGTAGTTGAAGaagtttttaaaaaaaaagtcgAACCATTTTTACCTAAACATcctatacatatttatcatttaccTTCTGAAACATCACCTTTATCAAAAAccttaaataaaaataaaaaattatcagaAAGATTTGAAACTTATATAGGCAAGATGGAAATAGCTAATGGATACTCAGAAGAGGCTAACACTTTAAttcaagaaaaaaaattcttgTTGCAAcgttatttaaaaaataaaaattccaataaacaaaacaatACCTCCATTTCAAATAAGGATAATCAtcaaaatgaaacaaatgatgaaaataatacttCTAAAGATGttgatattaaaaaaaaagatacaTTCAAagatacaaaaaatgaaaaccaCGAAATTGATTATGATTACATAACAGCCTTAGCCCATGGTTTACCTCCAACTGGAGGGTTGGGTATAGGAATTGATCGGCTATGTATGTTGCTTACTGACTCTAGttccataaaaaatattttgccATTTCCTATAATAAAGCCGAATTGA
- a CDS encoding inner membrane complex protein 1l, putative: MGRNYDSDGLKPYPINAYAFNPYDNHFKYPICRRNVGEIFYSNSALRNRQTKFSHFCKAPRYQLRRIERNNEIPVFHKAPKIVEVPEIREITKFVDNVKIVDIPIEQVRLIPKIKIRDVEKIRHVPGPIEYIDIEQEHIVHKPYIKIIEKIREIPEIEDVNIEVPVYVPTPVGPPEDIYINVPLPYDVPQFCYKPDQDIINPISYQAVHNMNHNPDIYSNEGAINADFQDIDQKKTYSVYPQKYDSRNNEAYECNRNYKKEYDAPNNTYDFEIYKNKDIHKEEQSYDKYLRNDESHKNIKNNEYNTNGENSFEKYYYSYSKDNGYKNENYENDQSYTYDYEQLSPNYNSNNNSVAELIVKKKK, from the coding sequence atgGGGCGCAATTACGATAGCGATGGATTAAAACCATACCCGATAAATGCGTATGCATTTAATCCATATGATAATCATTTTAAATATCCAATTTGCAGAAGGAATGTCGGAGAAATCTTTTATTCCAATTCTGCTCTTAGAAATAGACAGACTAAATTTTCTCATTTTTGTAAAGCTCCAAGATATCAATTAAGAAGGATTGaaagaaataatgaaattcCCGTTTTTCATAAAGCTCCTAAGATTGTTGAAGTCCCAGAAATCAGAGAAATAACCAAATTTGTAGACaatgtaaaaatagtgGATATTCCAATTGAACAAGTTAGGCTCATTcctaaaataaaaataagagatgttgaaaaaattagGCACGTACCAGGCCCAATAGAATATATTGATATTGAACAAGAACACATTGTTCATAAgccatatataaaaataatagaaaagATTCGTGAAATTCCAGAAATTGAAGATGTTAATATAGAGGTACCAGTTTATGTGCCTACACCTGTAGGTCCTCCTGAGGATATCTATATTAATGTTCCTTTACCTTATGATGTTCCTCAATTTTGTTATAAGCCTGATCAAGATATTATTAACCCTATTTCCTATCAAGCTGTGCACAATATGAACCACAATCctgatatatatagtaatgAAGGTGCCATAAATGCTGATTTTCAAGACATCGAtcagaaaaaaacatattcgGTCTATCcacaaaaatatgatagTCGAAATAACGAAGCATATGAATGCAAtagaaattataaaaaggaatatgATGCTCctaataatacatatgaCTTTgagatatataaaaataaggatATACACAAAGAAGAACAAAGTTATGATAAATATCTTAGAAACGATGAAtctcataaaaatataaaaaataatgagtATAATACAAATGGAGAAAATTCATTCgagaaatattattattcttattCAAAGGATAATGGTTACAAAAAcgaaaat
- a CDS encoding prefoldin subunit 2, putative, with translation MENKSSTAIPKPNELAESKLTYEQIEKDRVQLVSKIEELYQDVVEHKLVLEALENVPSDRRCYRMVGDILVERTVGEIKPALIDHKNKVEQIIAECQKKLDEKNIEVSQFLKNAKSANPSNSLITNKS, from the exons atggaaaataagAGTAGCACTGCAATTCCAAAACCAAATGAACTAGCCGAATCTAAGTTGACATATGAGCAAATTGAAAAAGATAGAGTACAATTAGTTTCCAAGATTGAGGAATTATATCAAGATGTTGTAGAACACAa gTTAGTATTGGAAGCTTTAGAAAATGTTCCATCGGATAGGCGATGTTATAGGATGGTTGGAGATATCTTAGTTGAAAGGACTGTTGGTGAAATTAAACCAGCTTTGATagatcataaaaataag GTCGAACAAATAATAGCAGAATGCCAAAAGAAACTagacgaaaaaaatatcgaaGTTTCACAATTTCTGAAAAA tGCGAAGTCAGCTAATCCCTCAAATAGTTTAATTACAAATAAGTCATGA